One Natronomonas gomsonensis genomic window, GACACTCACTCCACGAGCGTGACGTTCTCGGCCAGCCACGCTTCGGCGTCGTCCAGCGCCGCGGTGTCCTCGGCGGTGAGTTTCAGCCGGTTGTGTCCCGCCTCGCGGTCGGGATAACAGCCGACCTTCACGCCGAAGCGCTCCCGCGTCTCGTCGAGTCGCTCGATGAGATTCGCCTCGGGTTCCTCGGTGTAGAGAAACCGCGACTCCACGTCGCCGTCGAACTCGCCGGCCACGTCCTCGAACATCTCCTCCATCTCCGAGGGGATGCCCGGCAGAACGTAGACGTTCTCGACAACACATCCCGGCGAGAGGCCGGCACGGTTGAGAAGCGGCCGGGCGCCTTCCGGCAGCGACGCCTCCGCGGATACGTCCACGTCGAGGTCCGGATAGTCGCCGGCGATGGCCTCGAGCGTCCGTTCGAGGTCCTCGCGTGCCAGGTCGTTTTCGACGAGCGGGAGGTCGAACGCCGCCGCGACGCCGGCCATCGTCACGTCGTCTGGCGTCCCGCCGAGACCGCCGGTGACGACGACGACGTCGAAGGAATCGCTGTACTCCCGTGTCGCCGCCGCGATGACGCCTTCGTCGTCCGGGACGGTCAGTATCCGTCGGATGGAGACGCCGCGGTCGCTCAACTCGGCCGCCAACCACGTCGCGTTGGTGTTTTCGGTGTCGCCGTCGAGCAACTCGTCGCCGACAGTGAGTATCGCCGCCTGCATGGAGCGTACGTCGCTGGCGATTCGGATATGCCTTCGCTCTCATGACTGACGTGGGCGCCCGTTCGACGCTCGGACCCGAACCAATATCATTTAGCGAAAAGTACTTTTGAGTGTTCGGTCGCCCCGCTACGAGCATATCCCTCGAATCCACTCACAATGGTTGACCCCATCTTCGCAAGTCGGCTCCAGTTCGCTCTGACGACCATCGTCCACATCGTCTTTCCCGTAATGAGCATGGGCCTCGCGCCGTTTCTCGTGTACTTCACGTGGCGTGAGATACGGTCCGGGGAGGCGATATACGAGCAACTACGCCGATTTTGGACGCGCATCTTCGCCGTCAGTTTCGTCGTCGGTACCGTCACCGGAATCGTCCTCGAATTCGAGTTCGGGACGAACTTCGCGGCGTTCTCGACGACTGCGGGCGAACTGTTCGGCGGCCCCCTCGCTTTGGAGGGGATGATGGCGTTCATGCTCGAAGCCACGTTCCTCGGCGTCTTCGTGTTCGGTCGCGAACGCGTCAGCGACGCCCTGTACATGATTTCGGCGGTGGCCGTCGGTCTCGGGACGTGGCTGTCGGCCGTGTGGATTCTCATCGCGAACTCGTGGATGCAGACGCCTCGCGGCTACGAGTTGGTGATGGAGGGTGGTCAACCGATTGTCAGACTCGTCGACCCCATCGCGGCGTATCTCAATCCGCGTTTCTTCTGGATGTTCGTCCACATGCAGAATGCCGCCGTCGAATCCGTCGCCCTCGTCATGGCCGGCCTCGGCGCGTACTTCGTGTTCCGACACCACGTCTGGGGGAACCCCGTCCGACACGTCGGGTTCTGGGAGACGACGCTCAAGTTCGGGCTCATCGCCCTACTCATCACGGCCCCGTTGCAGGTGATTCACGGCGACCTCTATGCTCGACACGTCTTCGAGACCCAACCCCAGAAGTTCGCCGCGATGGAGGCCGTCTGGGAAACCGATTCCTACGTCCCCGAGTACATCATCGCGTTCCCGACGAGCATCGAGAACCTCCTCGACCCGCGGGCGAAGGAGATTTTCGGCATCGGTATCCCGGGCGGCGCTTCGTGGCTCGCCAGCGGCGGCGACCCGCAGGCGACGATACGGGGTCTCGAAGAGTTCGAGGGGCCACAACCCCCCGTCGCTATCGTCTTCTGGGCGTTCCGCGCCATGGTCGCACTCGGCTTCTGGTTCATCCTCCTTGCGGTGTGGGGGAGCTATCGCTGGTGGAGCGGCGAACTCTACGAGGACGACCTGTTACACAAGGCGCTGATGGCGTCGACGCCGCTCGGCATCATCGCCGTCGAACTGGGATGGGTCGTCACCGAAGTCGGCCGTCAGCCGTGGGTCATTCAGGGCGTCCTGAAGACGTCGGACGGCGTCTCGCCCGGCCTCACGGGTACGGAAGCGACGATTACACTCGCCGGGTTCGTCGTGGTGTATCTCGCCTTACTCACACTGTACGTCTACGTTCTCGTCCGCATCGTCCGTGCGGGGCCACCGTCTCGTGACGACCTCAGGGCAACTCCGGAGCAACCGGGTTCGGACACCACTCCCGAGGTGAGCACGGATGACTGATGTGGCCTCGTTGGCCGGTGGGCCGCTGCTCGGCCTTCCGCTCGCCGAACTGTGGTTCGTTCTGCTGTTTTTCATCCTCGCGATGTTCCTGTTTCTCGATGGGTTCGATTTCGGCGTCGGCGCACTGTTTGCGACCCGCGACGACGAGGCCGAACGCGAACAACTCCTCGCGGCTATCGGCCCCTTCTGGGACGGAAACGAGGTGTGGCTGGTCGTCTTCGGTGGGGCGATGTTCGCGGCGTTTCCGGCCGTCTACGCGAACCTGTTCAGTCGCCACTACCTGTTGATGTTCGCTATCCTCGGGGCGCTCATACTCCGTGGTCTCGCCCCCGAGATGTACGAACAGCGCCACGACGAGGCCTGGAAACGCTGGTGGGGCCGGGCGTTCGTCGTCGGAAGCCTCACCGCGCCGTTCTTCCTCGGGATGTTCACCGCCAACTGGATGCTCGGCGAGACGGCGACGCTCACGGTCTCCGGCGTCGTTGTCGGCCTGGCCGTCGTCGCACTCACGGTCGTCGATGGCGTCGCTTTCCTGCGGTTGAAAACCCGTGGTCGCTTACGCGCGGACCTTCGAACGGCCGGCTATCGCGCACTCGCGGCGTATCTCGCCTTGGTCGTCGTAGCCCTCGGCTACGTGGCAGTCACGCGCCCTGCGCTGCGCTCGGCGCTTTCCTCGCCGGTCGTCGTAGCCCTCGTCGCCGTGACGCTCCTCCTCGCTGGCGTGTACGCCGTCGCTACGCGGAGCGACCGCTACTACGCCGCATTCGGCGCTGCCGCCGGGCTGGTGTTCGCCCTCGTTGGCATCGTCGCCGGGTTACTGTACCCGAGTATCGACCCGGCGGGTGGCCTCACCGTCGAATCGGCCATCGTCTCGACGCTCCCGCTCAACCTCATGTCCATCGGGGCCGCGCTTCTGCTCCCGTTGATTTTCGGCTACTTCGTCGTTCTCTACTCGGCGTTCAGCGGCCCAATCGAAGCGGGGGAGGCGTACTGATGGATTCCGCTTCGCTCGTCGACGCGCCCCCGCGACTCCTCTCCCGTGTGCTGGTGACGTGGCTCGAACTCACCGTCGTCGGAACGACCGGCGGCGCTATCGGCGCGACAATCGGCGGGCCACCGGGGTTCATCGCCTATCTCGCGACGACGCTGCTGTCGGTCGGAATCGTTCTGTACAACGTCAACGAACTCGTCAAAGGCTGGTTGCGCGCGACCGGTGTCGTCGACGAATCCGTCGCAAACGATGTGACTGATACCGACGAAGAGTAGTCAGGCGACTCCGAGACGGAGTTTCGAGAGGAATCAGGTCCGGGTGCGGGAATTGAACCCACGTCCCAGCCACCACAAGGCTGGAGGATACCACTACCCCAACCCGGACACGCATTCGTAGTTATCCCGCTGTGACGGATATACGTTTCGACTTTCCCAACCCCGTGTAACCCTCCCGCACGGTGTTTCGAGTCGCTTTTCAGCGCCGACGACGTAGGGCGGCCAACGTGGCGATTACGGACAAAATCTACGTGAAGAACCACCGGCAGTTGGCCTCTCAACTGGATACGTCGTTCCCCAAGAGTGCCTTCTCCGGGGCGACGCTGGACATCCTCTTTTCGGGCGATGGCATCGCCAAACTCGACGACGCCTCCCGGGATCGCGTGTTGGAGTTCGCCGAGGACTTCCTCGACTGTGACTGCCAGTCGAACCCCCACTGTGGCTGTCCCGAGCGGAAGTTCATCGCTTACCTGCTGGAGTTGCGGGCGCAGGGACTCGGACCGGACGCCATCGTCGACGTGATGGGCGACGACTACATGGTGTATGCGTATCCGGGCGACGTGCTGTCGTTTCTCGACAGCGGGGTTCGGACGCTGGAGGCGGCCGAACAGCTGGCCGACGTGGACGGACGGGACGACGCGGAAGCCGAGATTCGCAGAAAGCGCAGAGAACTGTCGGGGTAGCGGCGTCGGGCGTTAACCGAGGCGGAACGGCTCTTCTTCCTGTTCGTCGCCGTCGAGGTCCTCCAGTTGGATGACCTCCTCTTCGTCTTGCTCTTCGACCTTCTGGCTGAGTTTCGTGACGTACTGTTTGTACTCGTCGAGCTGTTCGCGGAGGTGTTCGGCTTCGAGTTCGAGTCGTTCGTGCTCGCGGACGAAGCTCTTGGGCACCTCGACTTTCGGGGGGAAGCTCTCGGAAGCAGAGGACGTTTCCGTGGCACTGCCGCCTTTCAGTTCGTGTTCGGGGACGACCCGAACCTGGCCGTCGTGGGCGACGAGCGTGTCCACGTAGTCGCGGAACACGGCCGAAAGCGAGATGTCGCGCTCTTCGGCTATCTCCCG contains:
- a CDS encoding cytochrome ubiquinol oxidase subunit I, with amino-acid sequence MVDPIFASRLQFALTTIVHIVFPVMSMGLAPFLVYFTWREIRSGEAIYEQLRRFWTRIFAVSFVVGTVTGIVLEFEFGTNFAAFSTTAGELFGGPLALEGMMAFMLEATFLGVFVFGRERVSDALYMISAVAVGLGTWLSAVWILIANSWMQTPRGYELVMEGGQPIVRLVDPIAAYLNPRFFWMFVHMQNAAVESVALVMAGLGAYFVFRHHVWGNPVRHVGFWETTLKFGLIALLITAPLQVIHGDLYARHVFETQPQKFAAMEAVWETDSYVPEYIIAFPTSIENLLDPRAKEIFGIGIPGGASWLASGGDPQATIRGLEEFEGPQPPVAIVFWAFRAMVALGFWFILLAVWGSYRWWSGELYEDDLLHKALMASTPLGIIAVELGWVVTEVGRQPWVIQGVLKTSDGVSPGLTGTEATITLAGFVVVYLALLTLYVYVLVRIVRAGPPSRDDLRATPEQPGSDTTPEVSTDD
- a CDS encoding ribbon-helix-helix protein, CopG family, with protein sequence MGNKNKTISFRVNEDAFETLREIAEERDISLSAVFRDYVDTLVAHDGQVRVVPEHELKGGSATETSSASESFPPKVEVPKSFVREHERLELEAEHLREQLDEYKQYVTKLSQKVEEQDEEEVIQLEDLDGDEQEEEPFRLG
- a CDS encoding competence/damage-inducible protein A; the encoded protein is MQAAILTVGDELLDGDTENTNATWLAAELSDRGVSIRRILTVPDDEGVIAAATREYSDSFDVVVVTGGLGGTPDDVTMAGVAAAFDLPLVENDLAREDLERTLEAIAGDYPDLDVDVSAEASLPEGARPLLNRAGLSPGCVVENVYVLPGIPSEMEEMFEDVAGEFDGDVESRFLYTEEPEANLIERLDETRERFGVKVGCYPDREAGHNRLKLTAEDTAALDDAEAWLAENVTLVE
- a CDS encoding DUF5814 domain-containing protein yields the protein MAITDKIYVKNHRQLASQLDTSFPKSAFSGATLDILFSGDGIAKLDDASRDRVLEFAEDFLDCDCQSNPHCGCPERKFIAYLLELRAQGLGPDAIVDVMGDDYMVYAYPGDVLSFLDSGVRTLEAAEQLADVDGRDDAEAEIRRKRRELSG
- the cydB gene encoding cytochrome d ubiquinol oxidase subunit II, whose amino-acid sequence is MTDVASLAGGPLLGLPLAELWFVLLFFILAMFLFLDGFDFGVGALFATRDDEAEREQLLAAIGPFWDGNEVWLVVFGGAMFAAFPAVYANLFSRHYLLMFAILGALILRGLAPEMYEQRHDEAWKRWWGRAFVVGSLTAPFFLGMFTANWMLGETATLTVSGVVVGLAVVALTVVDGVAFLRLKTRGRLRADLRTAGYRALAAYLALVVVALGYVAVTRPALRSALSSPVVVALVAVTLLLAGVYAVATRSDRYYAAFGAAAGLVFALVGIVAGLLYPSIDPAGGLTVESAIVSTLPLNLMSIGAALLLPLIFGYFVVLYSAFSGPIEAGEAY